The genomic stretch TCGAGTCGATTGCCGGCGACGAGGCGTGGGAAATGGCGATGTTCAATCTGTATAACCGCATTCAGGAAGGCGGGCGCACCCGGCTGTTGATTACCGGCGATCGTCCGCCGCGCCAGATCAATCTGCAACTGGCGGATCTGGCGTCCCGTCTCGACTGGGGGCAGATCTACCGCTTGCAGCCGCTGTCGGATGAAGAGAAAGGCGAGGCGCTGCAGTTGCGCGCCCGGCTGCGCGGTTTTGAACTGCCGGAAGACGTCAGCCGTTTTCTGCTTAAACGACTGGATCGGGAGATGCGCACGCTGTTCATGACGCTGGATCAACTGGATCATGCTTCCATTACCGCCCAGCGTAAGCTGACGATTCCTTTCGTCAAAGAGATTCTCGGACTGTGACGCTTTCCGTCACAGAATATCCAGCACCTGCTCCGGCGGTCGGCCGAGCTTAGCCTTGTCGTTGGCGACCACGATCGGACGTTCAATCAGTTTGGGGTGGTCCGCCAGCGCCTGAATCAGTTGCGCTTCCGTCAGGCTGTCGTCGGCCAGATTTAACTCACGGTACAGATCTTCTTTACGGCGCATCAGTGCGCGTGCGCTGGCGAATCCCAGTTGTTTGAGCAGCTTACCGAGTGCGGCGGCATCCGGCGGCGTGTCCAGATACAGCACCACTTCCGGTTCGATGCCTTGTTGCTGCAGCAACGCCAGGGTTTCGCGGCTCTTGGAGCAGCGGGGATTATGATAAATGGTCACCGGTTTAGTCATTCAACTCACCTTTTTTCAGGATTTCTCATAAGGGCGGAAACGTTGCTGCAACGCCCGCAGTTGATCGATGCGGGCGTCGTAACGCGCCTGATCCATGCTGCCGAGTTTGCTTTGTGAGCTGGCGTTGCTTAACAGGCGGATAGCCTGATCCAGCTTGCCGTTTAGCGACAGACTCTCCGCCCGGGACGCCAGTTCTTCGCTGCGCATGTTTTGCGCGGCGGAAGCCTGCGCCAGTAAGTCCCAGCCGTTCGGATCGTCCGGGTGGGCGTAAGTGTATTTGCGCAGAATGCGGATGGCGTCGGCAGATTTGCGGCTTTCCACCATCGCGTTGGCCAGGTTGAGCTGCAGCACCGGGTTGTCTTGCGCGTCCGGCACTTTCTGCAGGCGGGCGACCGCCTGATCGGCGCGCTGTTGGCCGATATCAATATCGGTCATCAGATCAAGAAACCAGGGGTTTGACGGCGACTTGTCCAGCAGCGGTTGCAGCGTGGCGCGCGCGTCATCGTATTTCTTGGCCTGATAGGCGCGGATCGCGCGGCCATATTGGGCGGCCTGTTGCTCGCGCGCGTTGCCTTTGGCCCAGTTGTCCAGCAACGCGGCGCCATACGGGTTGTCCTGCGAGCCGTACATGCCCAGCACGCGAGCCTTGGCGAACAGAAAATCCTGCGAGGAATGCACCGGGATTGATTTCATCTGGTTGGCGCGGTTACGGGCGTCCGACAGCCGGCTTTCCGGCAGCGGGTGCGTCAGCAGCATTTCCGGCGGCTTGGTGGCGTAGCGGGAGCTCTCCGCCAGCCGTTGCAGGAAATTGGGCATCGCCTGCGGGTCGAATCCGGCGCGTTGCAGCACCTGAATCCCGATGCGGTCCGCTTCCTGTTCGTTGGACTGGGTAAAGCTGATGACGCTTTGCTGCGCGCCGGCCAGCGTGCCGCTCAGCGCGGCGAATCCGGCCTGCGGATTCGCCATCGCCAGCAACAGCGAGCCGAAAGCGCCGGCCCAGGCCAGCGGCGCGTTGGCTTTCTGGGCTTCCATAGCGCGCGCCAGATGGCGCTGGGTCACGTGGGAGATTTCGTGCGCCAGCACCGAGGCCAACTCGCTTTCATTCTCTACGTAGCGGAACAGCCCGGAGTGCAGCACCACATTGCCGCCAAAAAAGGCAAAGGCGTTGATTTCGTCGTTATTGACCAAAAAGAAATGGAACGGAGTACGCACGGAATCGGCCGACTTGACCAGTCGCCCGCCCAGTTGGTTGATGTACTGCAGCAGCAGTGGGTCGTTAATCAGCGGCGCGCCGGCACGCAACTGGCGCAGATAGAAATCCCCCATCACCAGTTCCTGATTGATGCTGAGCGTTCCGCCGGCGGTGGTGCCGATATCCGGCAGATTTTCCTGTGTGCCGGCCGGGAAACCCTGCGGGCTTGCGCTCAGCAACACACCTGCCAGCATGGCGATGACCGTCTGTTTGAGCCGATAGGACATAACGGATACAACCTTCTGAACAGCCTGAAAGAATTGCCATCATCTTAGCCAGCGGCGGCACACAATGAAACACGGGTGGGGGAAAAAGACGACGTAAAAAACGGAAAATGCGGCGCGAAAACCAGTTTGCCGGCGCATCAGACGCTGCGCCGGCAATAATCGGGAAGGAAAGGACTCAGGCGCCTTTCAGGTAATTCAGCACGATGTCGTGGTGGTTACTGGTTTTGAAATCATCGAACACTTTTTCGATGTTGCCTTCGGCGTTGATCAGGAAACTGACCCGGTGAATACCGTCGTAGGTTTTCCCCATGAAGGTTTTTTCACCCCAGACGCCGAACTGTGCCGCCACCTGGTGATCCTCATCGGCCAGCAGGGTAAAATTCAGCAGCTCTTTTTCAGTAAAGCGGGACAATTTTTCCGGTTTATCGGTGCTGATGCCAAGAACCTCAACGCCGAGCGTTTTCAGTTCGTCCATGTTATCGCGAAGCCCACAGGCTTGCACGGTGCAACCTGGTGTCATGGCCTTGGGATAGAAATACACCAACACCCGCTGTCCCTGGAAGTCGGCCAAATTAACTTGTTCGCCATCCTGGTCGGGCAAGCTAAATTTCGGTGCGATATCACCGGCTTTCAGTGTGGTCATCACTACTCTCCATCTTTCTCTTCGTGCTGTGGATAGTTCACAACGCTAATACTGCCTTGCGCGTGCAGTTCTGTACATAGCTGATGAAAGGCCGGCTCAATAATTGAACCTGCCTGCATGGCCGGGCTGTGCGCCGTAATCTGGATGTACAGTTGCGGCGGCGTATCGCCGTCGGCGGGGCGGGTTTTGGACACCAGCTCGGCAATGTTCATTTGATGGGAATCGAACAGATCGGTAAAGCGTTCAATGATGTGTGGTGAGTCAGCGACATCCACCTTGACCCACACGGTGGCCGGCATCGGCGGGCGGGACTGCGATTCGGTGCGTTTCATCACGATCAGCAAATCCAGCTCGGCGCCCTTGAGCGGCAGGGTGGATTCGATAAGCGTAATCGCGTTCCAACTGCCGGACAGCAGCATGATAAAGGTGAACTCCGTGCCCAGCATCGCAAGTCGGCTATCTTCGATGTTGCAGCCACAACTGCTGACGTGGCGGGTAATCGTATTGACGATACCGGGACGGTCGGTCCCCAACGCGGTAATGACCAGATAGTGTTCTTGTGGGCGCGGCAAAATAGTGCTTCCTGTACAAAATGTTGGGAGTAACATGGTAAACATAAAAAAAACCACCTGCCAAGCGCTGACAACCGCGGTTGCAAGCTTGCTTTTGCATAGAAGTCAAAAGTACCATGAAGCACTTGTTTGTGGAGGGGATGGCCAATGTTTACGGGTAGTATTGTTGCTCTGGTTACGCCGATGGACGACAAAGGTGCCGTTGATCGTGCAAGCCTGAAAAAACTGATTGATTATCATGTCGCTAGCGGAACTTCCGCGATTGTGTCGGTGGGAACCACCGGCGAGTCCGCCACCTTGAGTCACGATGAGCATGGCGACGTGGTGATGCTGACGCTGGAACTGAGCGATGGCCGTATCCCGGTTATTGCCGGCACCGGCGCCAATTCGACCGCTGAGGCGATTTCCCTCACCCAGCGTTTCAACGACACGGGCGTGGCCGGGTGCCTGACCGTGACGCCGTATTACAACAAGCCGACTCAGAACGGCTTGTTCCTGCACTTTAAGGCGATTGCCGAGCACACCGACCTGCCGCAGATCCTCTACAACGTGCCGTCCCGTACCGGTTGTGACATGTTGCCGGAAACCGTCGCCCGTCTGTCGGAAGTCAAAAATATTGTCGCGATCAAGGAAGCGACCGGGAACTTAAGCCGGGTCAGTCAGATCCAAGAGCTGGTTCATGAAGATTTCATTCTGCTGAGCGGCGATGACGCCAGCTCGCTGGACTTCATGCAACTGGGTGGCGACGGCGTGATTTCCGTGACAGCCAACATCGCAGCCCGCGAAATGGCGGCGTTGTGCGAGCTGGCGGCGCAAGGGAATTTCGTTGAAGCCCGCCGTCTGAATCAGCGTCTGATGCCGCTGCATCAGAAACTGTTTGTTGAACCCAATCCGATTCCGGTGAAATGGGCCTGTAAGGCATTGGGATTGATGGCGACCGACACGCTTCGTCTGCCGATGACGCCGCTGACCGATGCCGGTCGCGACGTGATGGAGCAGGCCATGAAGCAGGCGGGTCTGCTGTAACCGTTAGGGAGATTTGATGAGTTCTTCATTGCAAAAGTCGATGGTGGCAAAAGTTGTCGGTGTTTCGCTGATCATGTTGCTGGCCGCCTGTACCAGCGATCAACGCTACAAGCGTCAGGTCAACGGCGATGAATCCTATCTGAAAACCCCCGAGCACCGGGCGCTGAATGTGCCGTCCGGTCTGATTCTGCCGGTGCAGAATGGGGATTACGAGGTTCCTCCGGTCAACCAGAATGGGCTGGTAGGCAAGGCGCTGGATATTCGTCCGCCGATGCAGCCATTGGCTTTGTTGAATGGTTCCCGCGGTCAGGTTTCCGGCAATAGCGCCACGTTATTGCTGGAAAACAATGCGCGCAACAGCAGCCTGTGGACGGTGCTGACGCAGGTTCTCCAGTCAAAAGGCTATACGATCGCCAGCCGTCAGGACGCCAGCCGGACGCTGACGACCGATTGGGTCAACTGGAAGCGTGAAGACGAGGATGTAGCGCATCAGGCGCGTTATCAGATAAGCCTGCAGACGCAGGGGTATCAGCTGGCGCTGACCGTGAAACTGCTGGATCTGCAGCAGAATACCAGCCCGGTGACGGATCGCAGCGAAATTCAGCGTTATACCGCGCTGATGCTCAATACGCTGTCCGACGAACTGGACAAACGTCTGAACGATAACGACAGCGCGCAGGCCAGTCGTAACAGCCAGCAGTTGAATGTCCAGAGCGGCGCCGATGATTCCGGCCTGCCGTTGCTGGTGGTGCGCGGTTCCTACAATCAGGTATGGGACCGTCTGCCGAAGGCGCTGGAGAAGGTCGGTATGACCGTCAACGATCGCAGCCGTCCGCAAGGTTCGGTGTCTGTCAGCTATAAGGCGCCGGGCAGCGGCACCTGGAATGAACTGGGCGCGCACGACCCGGAATTGCCGAACGGGGATTACAAACTGCAGGTCGGCGATTTGGGTAACCGCAGCACGCTGCAATTCATCGATTCGAAAGGGCATACGCTAAGCCAGTCGCAAAATGATGCGCTGGTCGCCGTGTTCCAGGCCGCGTTCAGCAAGTCGTAAAACGCAATAACGTATAAGGGTCGGGTTCTCCGGCCCTTCTTCATTTGTCATCAACGTGATGGATTTATCAACACGTTCAATTAACGGGCCCGGTGCGGGTGGCCCTTACTTGTGTGGAGTAATGAAAGATGCAAAAGCTAGCTGAGTTGTATCGCGGAAAAGCGAAAACGGTCTACACCACGGAAGATCCGGATCTGCTGGTGCTGGAGTTCCGCAATGATACGTCAGCAGGGGATGGCGCTCGCATTGAGCAGTTTGATCGTAAAGGGATGGTGAACAACAAGTTCAACCACTTCATCATGACCAAGCTGGAAGAGGCCGGGATCCCGACCCAGATGGTGAGCCTGCTGTCTGACACCGAAGTGCTGGTGAAGAAGCTGGAGATGGTGCCGGTCGAGTGCGTGGTGCGTAACCGTGCGGCAGGTTCGCTGGTGAAACGTCTGGGCATCACGGAAGGTGAAATCCTCAATCCGCCGTTGTTCGATTTGTTCCTGAAAAACGACGCCATGCACGACCCGATGGTGAATGAGTCCTACTGCAAGACCTTCGGCTGGGTAAGCGAAGAGAATCTGGCGCGGATGAAAGAACTCAGCTACAAAGCCAACGAGGTACTGAGCAAGCTGTTTGGCGACGCTGGTCTGATTCTGGTGGACTTCAAGCTGGAGTTCGGTCTGTTCAAGGGCGAAGTGGTGCTGGGTGATGAGTTCTCGCCGGATGGCAGCCGTCTGTGGGACAAAGAAACCCTGAACAAGATGGATAAAGACCGTTTCCGTCAGAGCCTGGGCGGCCTGATTGAAGCCTACGAGGAAGTCGCACACCGTCTGGGCGTTAAATTAGACTAACAGCGCAATCGTTTACGTTCTGGCAGGCGGCCTTCGTTTCCGGTTGCCAGAACGAGTCTGTCGTCTGATGATGGCAGACTATACATTTCCCCCGAATCCGCCGCCGGTTTATCCCTGGCAGCGTTGCAGTCGCTATGCTGTCCCTGTCCAATGAGTGTTATTATCTCCCGCCTACGCATTGACTGATTCCGGCAAGGATGTTTCATGGCCTTTTTTGACCCGACTCTGCTTATTTTACTGGCGCTGGCCGCTCTCGGCATTATCAGCCAGAACATGACCGTTACGCTGGCTATTCTGTTTCTGGTAGTGGTGCGTATTACGCCGCTGAATCACTATTTTCCGTGGGTGGAAAAATATGGTCTGTCGTTTGGGGTGCTGGTGCTGACCATCGGGGTGATGGCGCCGATTGCCAGCGGCAAGATTTCCGCCGGCGACGTGTTCTACTCTTTTTTGCACTGGAAATCGCTGCTGGCCGTGGCGATCGGCGTAGCCGTATCCTGGCTGGGCGGGCGCGGGGTGACGCTGATGAGCAATCAGCCGTCGGTGGTGGCCGGCCTGCTGGTCGGTACCGTGATGGGCGTGGCGTTGTTCCGCGGCGTGCCGGTGGGGCCGCTGATTGCGGCAGGGTTGCTGTCGTTGCTGATCGGCAAAGGCTAAGTTTTCTTCGGGGCGTGTCGTGGAGTCTTTTGTTGTCAGCCAGCAATATCAGCAGCGTTACGGCATTCGCCGTCTGTTGGTACTGAGCGGCCGGTCCGACTGGTGCTGCGCTCAGGCACAGCGCCTGAGCGCCTTGTTGCCCGGCGACTGGCTGTGGGTCAGCGCGTCGGCGCCGGAGAGGACGGCGGCGATAGCGCCGCGGAACGTGCGTGGCGTACTGGGCCGGGAGTTTCTGCATGCGGTGTTCGATGCCCGCGACGGGCTGGATGCGGAGGCGCTGGCGATGCTGGCCGGCGCGCTCCGGGCCGGCAGTTGGCTGCTCCTGCTGGTTCCGGAGTGGGAGCGCTGGCCCGATTGTCCGGATACGGACAGCCTGCGCTGGAGCGAGCAACCGGAGCCGATAGCCACCCCCCGATTTATCCGACATGCGCAGCACCAGCTGTTGCGCGATGACGAGGTTGTGCTGTGGCGCCAGCAGGACGCCGAGCCGGTGATAGCGCTTCCCCATCGCCGTTCAGACTGGCAGCCGGCCACTGGCGAAGCGACCTCCTGTCAGCAGGCTGTATTGCAGCAATTGCTGCGCACCTCTTGCTCGGTGTCCGTGATCACCGCGCCGCGCGGACGTGGCAAGTCGACGCTGGCCGGCATGCTGGCGCGTCAGTGTCAGGGGGCCTGCTGGGTGAGCGCGCCGTCGCGCGCCGCCGGCGAAATCCTGCTGCGTCAGGCTGGCGATGCGGCAACGTTCTGGGCGCCGGATGCGCTATTGGCGTTCTGTCAGCAACATGGCGCACCGCCGGTGGAGTGGTTGTTGATCGATGAGGCGGCGGCGATTCCTGCCCCGTTATTGCAGGCGTTGTTGCCGTTTTTCCGTCGGGTGGTGATGACGACCACGGTACAAGGGTATGAAGGGACGGGGCGCGGTTTTCTGCTGAAATTCTGCGCGTCACTGCCGGACTGGCAGGCGATTGAACTGACGGCGCCGCTACGCTGGGCAGAGCAGGATCCGCTGGAGAATATCGTCGATCGGGTGATGCTGTTTGACGCCGAAAAACAGGTGCCGGAACGGTTGCCGGGGTCACCGGCGATTCGGCTGGAGCGGCGCGACGACTGGCTGAGTCGACCTGAACGCCTTGCCGGGTGCTATGGATTGCTCTGCAGCGCCCACTACCGTACTTCGCCGCTGGATTTACGCCGCCTGCTGGATGCACCCGGCATGCATATCGCCAGCGCCTGTGTCGACGAGCAGGTTGGCGGCGTTATCTGGCTGGTGGATGAGGGCGGGTTGCCGGAGGCGCTGGCGCAGGACGTCTGGGCCGGGCGACGTCGGCCGAGAGGAAATCTGGTGGCGCAGTCGCTGGCGGCGCACGGCAATCAGTGGTGGGCGCCGGTATTACGGTCGCGCCGCATCAGCCGGATTGCGGTGCTGGCGGCGCAGCGTGGTCAAGGGATCGGGCAGGCGCTGGTCCGGGAGCAGCAGCAACGGGCGCAGCAGGAACAGCTGGATTTTCTGTCGGTCAGCTTCGGTTTTCAGCCGGCATTGTGGCGGTTCTGGCAGCGTTGCGGGTTTCAACTGGCGCGTATCGGCAGCCATATTGACGCCAGCAGCGGGTGTTACAGCGCAATGGCGTTGTTTCCGCTCAGCGAAGCGGGCAGCGCGTTGGCAGCGTCAGCATACCGTGAACTGATCCGGGACTGGTTCTGGCTGCGGCGTGATATCCCATTGGCGCTGAATTTGCCGCTGGTGGAGGATCAGACGATCACGGCGGATGATTGGCGCAATCTGGTGGGATTTGCTATGGCCCACCGTCCGCCAGAGGCCTGTCAGGGGGCGCTGTCACGCCTGATGATGCGATCGCCGATGGCATTAATCGCCTTGAGGCTATGGCTTGAGCAAGGGCGAAGCGCGGCGGAGTGCGTTCATCAGCTTCAACTGGCGGGGAGAAAGGCGCTGGTTCAGCGCTGGCGGGCGGAGGCGACTCAGGCGCTGCGCCAACTGGACGAAGCTGAGTGGCAACGTTGGCATGATATTGTTTTATAAATAAAACTGTTTTATCGCGACAACTGTTTTGTGGCGAGAATGGTTTTATAGAGAGAATAGCTTTATAACGAGAATGGTGTCATAGCGAAAGAAGTGGTTTCCTTTTCCAAATTCATTTCAAGTGGTAGCGATCACAATTTTGTAACTTGAACTGTGATTCGGCCTGCCGGTTTCCTGCGTTCATATACACTGATCCTGATACAGGATAATGGAATGACTTGTTCAATAAACCTCAATATTGACCCGCTATCGAGGGGCGTATAGTGACAACTGAAATTTTTTGAACAGACGGTTTCCCCTGAAGGTAACCGCAGGAGAGGCGATATGAAGCATGACTATTTTGTGGTGCAAAATCCACCTTCACCTAAGCAGTTGTTTTTGCTATTTCATGGCGTGGGCGACAATCCGGTTTCCATGGGTCAGATCGGCCGTTATTTTGCCGAGGCGTTCCCTATGGCGCAGGTTATCAGCGTTGGCGGTCCGGAAGCGATTGGTCTGGGCGAAGGGCGCCAGTGGTTTTCGGTACAGGGCGTCACCGAGGATAATCGCGCTCGTCGCGTCAACGCCATTATGCCGCGGTTTATCGAAACCGTTCGCTACTGGCAGGAAACTACGGGAATCGATTATTCCCACACTGCGTTGATCGGTTTTTCTCAAGGGTCAATCATGATCCTTGAGGCATTGAAAGCGGAGAAAAATCTGGCCGGGCGGGCCGTGGCGTTTAGCGGCCGCTTTGCCGCGTTGCCGGAGCAGCCGTTGTATGATGTCGTGGTTCACCTGATTCATGGCGAGGAGGACCCGGTGATTACGGCGGATCACGCTCGCCAGGCCGCACAGAGTCTGCGTGCCCAGGGGTCGGATTTCACGTTGGATCTGGTGCCGCAACTGGGGCATGCCATTGACGGCCGCATGATGGATAACGCGCTGGACCGGCTGCATCATTACATCCCGAAACGCTTCTGGGATGAGGCGGTGATGGGCGCGCGCGGCGAACTGGTGGCATTTCGCTAACCGGCGGGCATGTCGTTAACCGATGGACATTTTGTTAACCGACGGATACTTTGTTAACCAACTGACAGTGCGCTTATCGTAATAAGTCAGAAGGTCGCTATAAAATAAGAAGGCCGGGTCGCCATCGGGTGGCCCGGCCTTGTGGTTTTCAGCGTGCAGGGTCAGGGCTTTTTCTGCGGCCAGTCGTCTTCGTCGTCCCACTGCGCATTATTGTCGCGGTGCGGCGGCAACGGCGGTTTATCATGCAGAAAACGTTTATGATCAAGGCGGCTCAGCTCCTTGATGCCGTTGACCAGCATTCCCAGCAACACCAGCAGTATTACCCACCAGTAATCAGCCAGCCATCCCATGGTTGTTCCTCATATACAGATATCCCGTGTTAACGGGGTTATTGTGCCTCAACAGACAGTATAAAGCGCTGGAACAACATCGGCAGATTCGGCTCCAGCCAGCTCCGGCCGGCAATGTCTTCGCCTTGCCAGGCTTGCAGAATGTGTTCTGGCGTTAACTGAGCCATGGCGAGGCGGGCCAGCGGCGCATAGCTGAGATGCCAGGGCTCAATGGCGATGCCGCCGCTGTCCTGCGCGAACGGCCGGTAAAAGCCGAATGCGGCCATGTGTTGCGTCAGCCAGTCGCTGAGTTCGGCAAAATAACCGCCCGGCTGATATTCCCATGGTTCCAGCTGCAGTTTTTGGTCGGCGGGCAAGCGGTCGGGGTCATAAATATCCAGGTCGCTGCCCCAGTGGTGACGGCTGCCGCCCGGCAGCGCCGACCAGCGCAGGATCGCCTCGCAACGCGCGCCTTCGTCCAGCGCGAGGGCGTCTAGCGGCTGGCTGTGTTGATCCAGCAACGGGCGCTGACCGGTAAACTTGCCGTTCCAGATTTGCCGCTGACGCTCGAAATCCCGAAACGTACTGGCGGGTTGCAGGTTGAATCCATCTTGCCGCGCCGCCTGCTGCATGGCCGTAAACGCCGCGACCGCTTCAGGTTGCAGGCGATGCGACCCGCTTAACGTCACCAGATGATGGGCGCTTTTGCCGGTCAGACAGGCGGAAGACATCATGCGATCAATTGCTCCATAACGCGTTGATACATGCGGCTCAGTAGTTGCAGGTCGGCGGCGCTGACGCACTCGTTCACTTTATGAATCGTGGCGTTGACCGGCCCCAGCTCCACCACCTGTGCGCCCATGCGGGCAATAAAGCGACCATCCGAGGTGCCGCCGGTAGTCAGGAGCTGTGGGGTGATTTCACTGTAGTGTTCAACGGCGTTGACCACCGCATCCACCAGTTCGCCGCGGCCGGTCAGGAACGGATGACCGGACAGTTGCCATTCCAGCGTGTAGTTAAGCTGGTGACGATCAAGCAGAGCTTTGACCTGCTGTTTAATTAGCTCATCGGTCAGCTCAGTGCTAAAGCGGAAATTGAATTGCACGTATAGCTCGCCGGGAATGACGTTATTGCTGCCGGTGCCGGCGTTAATGTTGGCTATCTGCATGCTGGTAGGCGGGAAGAATTCGTTGCCCTGGTCCCAGACGGTCGCCACCAGTTCATTCAGCGCCGGCATGGCCCGATGCACCGGATTGTCCGCCAGATGCGGATAAGCGACATGACCCTGAACGCCGTGAATCCGCAGATTGGCGGTGATAGAGCCGCGCCGGCCGTTTTTCACCACATCGCCGACCCGATCGGTACTGGACGGTTCGCCGACCAGGCAGTAGTCCAGCCGCTCCTGACGCGCCATCAGCGTTTCCACGACCTTGACGGTGCCGTTGACGGCGCTGGCTTCCTCGTCGGAAGTAATAAGAAACGCCAGTCGACCCTGATGATTGGGGTGCGCAGCGACAAAACGCTCCGCCGCCACTACCATTGCCGCCAGCGAGCCTTTCATGTCCGCCGCGCCGCGACCGTACAACATGCCGTCACGAATAGCGGGTTCAAACGGCGGCGTCTGCCACTGGTTGTTATCACCGACAGGCACTACGTCGGTATGACCGGCGAACGCCAGCGTTTTTCCCTGACCGCGCCAGGCCCAGAAATTTTGGGTATCGCCGAAATCCAGCTTTTCGACGATGAAGCCGATGGCCTGCAGGCGTTCAATTATGAGCGCCTGGCAGCCGGCGTCATCCGGACTAAGAGACGGGCGTTTGATGAGCTGCTGGGCCAGTTCAATTACCGGGCAAGACATGTGAGCTGTTCTCCGTAAAAAAGTGCTGATAGCTGTCGTCGCTGAAACCGAGCAGGGTTTTTCCGTCATCAGTCTCCAGCAGCGGGCGTTTGATCGACGCGGGTTGCTCCAGCATAACAGCTTTTGCCGCCGCTTCATTGTCGATGGTGTTACGGTACGCTTCTTCCAGTTTACGCCAGGTGGTGCCCCGGGTATTCAGCAGCGGTTGCCAGCCTGTGCGATCGATAAAGGATTGCAGGCGTTCCTCTTCCAGCCCGTCGACCCGATAGTCATGAAAACGGTAGTCAATCTGATGGTCTTCCAGCCAGCGACGGGCCTTTTTTATGGTGTCGCAATTCTTAATGCCGTACAGGATGATGGCCATATGTTTAAAATCCGTTATTTTTCATGTCATAAGGGAAAAAAAGCATACAACATAAACGCCGGATACGGCAGAGTATTAAAATTATCTTAAGAAATCATGGGGTTGAGTTGGTTGGCTATGTTGCGGAAATGCGAAAGAGAGCACATTTTTGCGCCCCAAAGTCTTTATCTTGGTCAAAAAAGAAGCGTATAATAACCCCGTAAGACAACAAATCTCTAAGGAGCTACCATCA from Dickeya fangzhongdai encodes the following:
- the dapA gene encoding 4-hydroxy-tetrahydrodipicolinate synthase, which codes for MFTGSIVALVTPMDDKGAVDRASLKKLIDYHVASGTSAIVSVGTTGESATLSHDEHGDVVMLTLELSDGRIPVIAGTGANSTAEAISLTQRFNDTGVAGCLTVTPYYNKPTQNGLFLHFKAIAEHTDLPQILYNVPSRTGCDMLPETVARLSEVKNIVAIKEATGNLSRVSQIQELVHEDFILLSGDDASSLDFMQLGGDGVISVTANIAAREMAALCELAAQGNFVEARRLNQRLMPLHQKLFVEPNPIPVKWACKALGLMATDTLRLPMTPLTDAGRDVMEQAMKQAGLL
- a CDS encoding glycine cleavage system transcriptional repressor: MPRPQEHYLVITALGTDRPGIVNTITRHVSSCGCNIEDSRLAMLGTEFTFIMLLSGSWNAITLIESTLPLKGAELDLLIVMKRTESQSRPPMPATVWVKVDVADSPHIIERFTDLFDSHQMNIAELVSKTRPADGDTPPQLYIQITAHSPAMQAGSIIEPAFHQLCTELHAQGSISVVNYPQHEEKDGE
- a CDS encoding DUF441 domain-containing protein → MAFFDPTLLILLALAALGIISQNMTVTLAILFLVVVRITPLNHYFPWVEKYGLSFGVLVLTIGVMAPIASGKISAGDVFYSFLHWKSLLAVAIGVAVSWLGGRGVTLMSNQPSVVAGLLVGTVMGVALFRGVPVGPLIAAGLLSLLIGKG
- the bcp gene encoding thioredoxin-dependent thiol peroxidase, whose translation is MTTLKAGDIAPKFSLPDQDGEQVNLADFQGQRVLVYFYPKAMTPGCTVQACGLRDNMDELKTLGVEVLGISTDKPEKLSRFTEKELLNFTLLADEDHQVAAQFGVWGEKTFMGKTYDGIHRVSFLINAEGNIEKVFDDFKTSNHHDIVLNYLKGA
- the purC gene encoding phosphoribosylaminoimidazolesuccinocarboxamide synthase produces the protein MQKLAELYRGKAKTVYTTEDPDLLVLEFRNDTSAGDGARIEQFDRKGMVNNKFNHFIMTKLEEAGIPTQMVSLLSDTEVLVKKLEMVPVECVVRNRAAGSLVKRLGITEGEILNPPLFDLFLKNDAMHDPMVNESYCKTFGWVSEENLARMKELSYKANEVLSKLFGDAGLILVDFKLEFGLFKGEVVLGDEFSPDGSRLWDKETLNKMDKDRFRQSLGGLIEAYEEVAHRLGVKLD
- the hda gene encoding DnaA inactivator Hda produces the protein MLLNTPAQLSLPLYLPDDETFASFYPGENTSLLAAIHTTLDQEHGSYIYFWSREGGGRSHLLHAACAELSRLGRAVGYVPLDKRAYFVPDVLEGMEQLALVCIDNIESIAGDEAWEMAMFNLYNRIQEGGRTRLLITGDRPPRQINLQLADLASRLDWGQIYRLQPLSDEEKGEALQLRARLRGFELPEDVSRFLLKRLDREMRTLFMTLDQLDHASITAQRKLTIPFVKEILGL
- the arsC gene encoding arsenate reductase (glutaredoxin) (This arsenate reductase requires both glutathione and glutaredoxin to convert arsenate to arsenite, after which the efflux transporter formed by ArsA and ArsB can extrude the arsenite from the cell, providing resistance.) → MTKPVTIYHNPRCSKSRETLALLQQQGIEPEVVLYLDTPPDAAALGKLLKQLGFASARALMRRKEDLYRELNLADDSLTEAQLIQALADHPKLIERPIVVANDKAKLGRPPEQVLDIL
- the bamC gene encoding outer membrane protein assembly factor BamC, which produces MSSSLQKSMVAKVVGVSLIMLLAACTSDQRYKRQVNGDESYLKTPEHRALNVPSGLILPVQNGDYEVPPVNQNGLVGKALDIRPPMQPLALLNGSRGQVSGNSATLLLENNARNSSLWTVLTQVLQSKGYTIASRQDASRTLTTDWVNWKREDEDVAHQARYQISLQTQGYQLALTVKLLDLQQNTSPVTDRSEIQRYTALMLNTLSDELDKRLNDNDSAQASRNSQQLNVQSGADDSGLPLLVVRGSYNQVWDRLPKALEKVGMTVNDRSRPQGSVSVSYKAPGSGTWNELGAHDPELPNGDYKLQVGDLGNRSTLQFIDSKGHTLSQSQNDALVAVFQAAFSKS
- a CDS encoding tetratricopeptide repeat protein, encoding MSYRLKQTVIAMLAGVLLSASPQGFPAGTQENLPDIGTTAGGTLSINQELVMGDFYLRQLRAGAPLINDPLLLQYINQLGGRLVKSADSVRTPFHFFLVNNDEINAFAFFGGNVVLHSGLFRYVENESELASVLAHEISHVTQRHLARAMEAQKANAPLAWAGAFGSLLLAMANPQAGFAALSGTLAGAQQSVISFTQSNEQEADRIGIQVLQRAGFDPQAMPNFLQRLAESSRYATKPPEMLLTHPLPESRLSDARNRANQMKSIPVHSSQDFLFAKARVLGMYGSQDNPYGAALLDNWAKGNAREQQAAQYGRAIRAYQAKKYDDARATLQPLLDKSPSNPWFLDLMTDIDIGQQRADQAVARLQKVPDAQDNPVLQLNLANAMVESRKSADAIRILRKYTYAHPDDPNGWDLLAQASAAQNMRSEELASRAESLSLNGKLDQAIRLLSNASSQSKLGSMDQARYDARIDQLRALQQRFRPYEKS